The window GCGTTCAGTTTCTCAAACTTTTCGAAGCTTGGAAAACTGAAATTACTTTCCATAATTTGTCAAAATTCAATTTTCCAAGGTGATTACTTCCTATTAaaagcatctacagggtgtttcaaaaatgaccggtatatttgaaacggcaatacaaactaaacgagcagcgatagaaatacaccgtttgttgcaatatgcttgggacaacagtacattttaaggcagacaaactttcgaaattacagtagttacaattgtcaacaacagatggcactgcggtctgggaaactctatagtacgatattttccacatatccaccacgcgtaccaataatatggcgtagcctctgaatgaaattacccgaaacctttgacaatgtgtctggcggaatagcttcacctgcagatgagatgtactgcttcagctgttcaattgtttctggattctggcggtacacctggtctttcaagtgtccccacagaaagaagtcgcaggggttcatgtctggcgaatagggaggccaatccacgccacctcctgtacgtttcggatagccgaaagcaatcacacgatcatcgaaatattcattctggaaattaaagatgtcggccgtgcgatgtggccgggcaccatcttgcataaaccacgaggtgttcgcagtgtcgtctaaggcagtttgtaccgccacaaattcacgaagaatgtccagatagagtgatgcagtaatcgtttcggacctgaaaagtgggccaatgattcctttggaagaaatggccgcccagaccagtaccttttgaggatggagggaagatgagactgcaacatggggcttttcggttccccatatgcgccagttctgtttattgacgaagccgtccaggtaaaaataagcttcgtcagtaaaccaaatgctgtccacatgcatatcaccgtcatcaatcctgtgcactatatcattagcgaatgtctctcgtgcagcaatggtagtggcgccgaggggttgccgcgtttgaattttgtatggatagaggtgtaaactctggcgcatgagacgatacgtggatgttggcgtcatttggaccgcagctgcaacacggcaaacggaaacccgaggccgctgttggatcacctgctgcactagttgcgcgttgcactctgtggttgccatacacggtcgccctacctttccagcacattcatccgtcacgttcccagtccgttaaaaattttcaaacagatcctttattgtatcgcttttcggtcctttggttacattaaacctccattgaaaacttcgtattgttgaaacaacactgtgttctaggcggtggaattccaacaccagaaaaatcctctgttctaaggaataaaccatgttgtccacagcacacttgcacgttatgaacagcacacgcttacagcagaaagacgatgtacagaatggcgcacccacagactgcgttgtcttctatatctttcacaccacttgcagcgccatctgttgttgaaaattgtgactactgtaatttcgaaagtttctccgcctgaaaatgtactgttgtcccaagcatattgcaacaaacggtgtatttctatcgctgctcgtttagtttttatagccgtttcaaatataccggtcatttttgaaacaccctgtatgaagccTTCTTGATTTGAAAAAGTCTTTTCACAAATGGATgaatacaaatttcatttgaatatTGGTGGTACTTCTTTTTCGCAGCAATtgtgttaaaatatatttacaaaatgcACTGGTTATGTCACTGCCTATAAGCCACAGATTTTCACTGTGCTGTAGTTAATACAGGCGTAATGTACCACAACATCCACACAACTTCAGCAGTTGCTATACTGATGCTTCACTGTTGCTGAATAGTTGATCCGTGTTCAGTCACAATGAAAATGGTCCCCTGGTGGGAGCCATAACACCCAGCTAGAGAGCCACTGAACTAGATTTCAATGCACCTGACAAAGAACTATACATATTTACCTCATGGTATGATAAGAGGTGAAAGAGGATGTACAAGATGAAGAAATAGCATATCAAATAAACTATGAAATATTACCTCCGGTCCAACTGTTGTCTCTGCAGCTCATTACTGACAGGCCTGCTGCGGGAAGCTGACCCCGTTGTGGGGCGTTGCCAAGTTGTTGTCCTGTTCACATGGTCAATATAGAATATCCGACCGTGACTGTCAATACGAGCTTCCCAGTCTGTAGAAACAATAATACTGAGATATATTGGCCTGAAGTACAATGAATATGGCACTCTTGCTACTACACAAGAATGAGGAGTACATAAcacatttttgaaacaaaaaagttCTCTAGGCGATATAATCTAGCTTCCGAACCACCAACTTACTTCTTTTGGATCATGTTCCACTCAAATGcatacattaaatttattttaattcagtTGAAAATAGCTCTGTAGTCTGATTTCTGGTGTCATGAAGCAAAAGTTAATTTCACAAAAAAGTGTTACTGAGATCTGTCAAGTTACTTTTACTGTATAAGAATTTTGTTACACCTTGCTTATACAGGAGATTGTCTTTCATTATCAAGTGTGTGAAAAACTGAATAAACTAATATCTATGATCAATATCTAATTATCATTCCCAATTACATAAACTGTACTGAATTAGCGAATGGTTGGAAAGCAAAAGTTATAATTAGAAAAAATACACCCAACCCAAGTGCAGTTGCGTATCTGGAAGAACAATAGTGCATTTTGCAACTAATTGTGGTGTTGTAGACACTCGGTGCCTTTGTTCCTGATTATCAGAAAAATATGATATACAAAGTTATATTTGATGTTATACCTTTTATTTACCAGTAGTGGTGATCAAATAGCTCCATCTGTTCCCTCCAAAGATTCTCACAATCACAGAGTAGCCACATCTCATAATCAGATATGCAGTTCACTTGGTTTGGTTGTATCTGGTGTTTctcagaaataataggaataatTCACGCACACTTACAAGGTGGAAGAGGTTCCTCTTCTGAAGACAATTCAAGTCTCTGTGTCTTAGCAGACCTctcaggaatagaagggagacgaGTTGAAGACATGTGGCGTAATGGCAAAATTGTACATCCCTCTCCCAGCCTCTGATGATGCATAAACATTCCAGGCATCTCTGAAAGCTGATCACCATTCCCAGCTGATGTAGATGCTGAAGACTCTCGGGAACAACTCGGCCCTGGAATTGGTGTGGGTGAGGAAACACGCGCAGTGCCAGAACGGGTATCATCTGATGTTTGTGGATAATCCCTTGCTGTGGAGTCTTCATGCAGAGGAATCATCATAGGTTCACTGGCACGAGTTGGGCGTGCATGATGAGTTGGAGTCGGAGGGCACATGGGGATGTCTGATGCACCTGCAGCAACCACACGAGACAGAAGACGATTGTAAGGTCGAGCTGTTGCCGACATTCCAACGAACCTCTCACATCGTCTGAAGTCCTGCGATGGGTGTCCATGCAGTGTCGATGGCAGAGGTGGATGACTGACCTAGAACATGACATCATTAGGTCTCAAATTACATATTGTACTCTGATAATTTTAGATTATTATATGTAGAGAAGTGCTGACTACATGTACCACAAATAAGTCAGTAAATGATCATGTAATTACATCACACTATTTTTTCTTACACTTTACATGTAATAATGATGAACAATAAAGAAGTtaacagtcgataaatgtaacagttgtgGAAATAACCTAACCTTCAAAAGAATGATACTGAACTTTAAAAGAGTAAAGACAGCATGCAGAGAGTTACCACTTACTGTGAGATACCAAACCAAAATTTCACAATTGACAGGAAACTGTGAGAGATAATGCAGTTGCTCAGAGAAAGAGGGGGAAGATGGAAGAACAAAAGAAGAATGACTAAGGAAGGTGGAAATAATTATAGACAAACACGTGCATTTATACATGAAAAAACAAGTTGATAAATCTGAACCTTTCTACACTCTAAATCTGTACCTTTTCTTTGGTAACAAATATATTAATTAGTCCAAGAATACTAGAAGTATACATAGTAGTAGTCGGTAGTATCTAACTAGTCTGTTTAAAACAATACTCATCTAACTTAATTTTGTTTGTCTGTTCTCATTaaaattatctatttcttcccaccTCACTTCATCCATCATTTGTTATCACAGTCAACTGTTACATATTCCTAGGAAGATTTCTGCACTGTATTAAATTCTCTCTCATTAGGTCTGCTGCACTACTAATTAGTTTCTTAGCCTTGTTTCATCCAAACTATTCTGTGTTTGTGCCAAATGGAGTAATTTGTATTAGTTGTTTGGTGTTGAGTGCTTGACAGTGAGATAATTAGTGTCCATGCAGAAACAATTATGTGGTTACAGCAAATAAATTACAAATGTTACaataatattttgaaattaatggtATTAAAATGACAGAAAAGGTACATCAAGGCATACAACATGTTCTAAGatttacaaatggaaaaaaaaaaaaatattttatggttgGCTCTGAATAAATGACTGTAGCAAGTGATCCTATATCTTTTGGTAGGAGTTGAGAAAGCATGAAAAGAGTGAGTGTCTTTCAATACAGATCACATTATCACTCAAAATAGACCACAAACCCCAGTCGAATTATGCACTATCCTCTGGTTAGAAAACTGGGAGCAGTCTCCACAATGTGACATATAGATTTGTTCGAGCAGGTACTTCACATTGGTGAATCCAGTCACCAGATGGTGAAGTCATGTCTCAGAGTGAGGAGCACTTAATCCCAACCACTAACTGAAACAAGCCTCACACAATCAGCTTGCGCAGCCTCAGCTTATTGTACCACATCTCCAACCACCAATCCTCTCAGTGATACATGATTCTGATTATCAATAGTGGGATCTATGTGTCAACTGAAGTAATAGTGGGATCACTGCTGGCAAAGGGATGTAACAGTGTGCCACAGTAAATGTTGCCCATACCTCTTGAGCTGCTGCAAATTCATTGCCTTGAATCCCACATTTCTGGCACCTAGCAAAATATTACTTCTATATCAAGATGTTTTAGGTGAAGGAGGATatcctgtatgaactgatctggTACTGAAGTCTACAGCATAGCATGCACTCTGAGAATCACTGCAGATGAAGAATTTTGTGtgtcatctgctccagtgctcTCAAAGTCACATGTATTTTTGTTAACAGACTGAATTCATTTAGtgattcaaattttcagaaaaagccAAGGCTATCTTTCTATGTTAAATCATAAGCATTAGCTGACACAATCATGGTGCTGGCTTCAAACAATGTAAAAACTGAACTCTCAAAATATGTGCTCTGCTGTGTACTGTGACTTTCTTGAGAGCAGAAGGAGGTCATCAACACCAGACCCTAATTTCATTCCTTCATAAAAGATCAATTAGATTCTCAAGAAGCTCCAACTTATTTTTGGTATCTTGAATTATGAGGAAGAGAACAAGTGAATGATGTCCAATCTGCAAATGCTAGTTATGTAACCAACTCTGCATCACTACCTCTGCTGCTTTAGCTTCAAGAGTACAAAATTTTTGATAAGTTTGATAAAGGAAAACTACAATGAATCCAAGAAATAAACATATTTAAAAgccaaggaaagaggaggagaagaagaagaagaagaacagaactctTAATATAACACCGAAGCACTAAACTAAGCAGAGTTCATGAAAGGAAAAAATGGGAATGAACTACGAGTACTTTTCAGCTAAGCCATGGTGATTCATGCAAAGATAAGTGCAGTCAGGTAAATGCTGTAATGTTCCTTACCTGCCGTGACAGAGGCCTGTGAGTGCGTGGTGGTGCCTCGTGTTCTTCTGAAAGACTTCTTCCTCCAGGATCTAAAAAGTCTTGTCTCTCCCTCTCTGCCATTAGGGGACAGATGGAACCTTCTGCTGTGCACACAGAATCCTGTGATAGTTGTTGTGGTGATAACAGCTGTTCTTCTAAATTTGCCACATTATTCACAATACCAGAAACAATGGAATCGGTACTGGAGCTGCGGTTGCTGAGAATCATAGTACCAGTGTCTGAGCTTGAGCTGTTGCTACATTCCGTAGTAGTTGAGAGAACAGTTCCCGACTCTGATGCAGAATTGGGAGAAACTGGAGAGAGGGAAGAAGATGTGTTTGGAACTGATAAGAAGCTTGAGAGATCAGACACATTTGGATCTGAAGTATCACAGTCTTGACAATTACTGGCACTGCAGTTTGGTGATGTGGCTCCTTCTGACAAGGAATCAGTAAGTATTACAGGTGTAGCCCCAGTACGGTCTTGTAAAGGTGCTCCTTCACTTAAGTTATGACTGTTAGATGTGCCCTCTCTACCTGAGCTTGTTTGTTTCTTTGTAACTGACACACCACATTCATCTATTGGCAGATTTGTTTGACTAGAGACAGATGATGAAGCAGGTGTACAAATGTCATTTCTTTGGCTTTTTTGGTCATTTACTGGCCTTCCGGAACTAGCACTTTGGTATTTTGACCTGTCAACAACACAAACTTCTGAAATGGCACCAAACGGTATTTGTGCAGAAACTGCGGAGCTACTGTCTGGAATTTGCAATGGCTCTAAAACACTACTAGTCTGTGGTAAAAAAACGgaatcttcctcttcttcttctgcatcctcatcaaGCAAATTTTCAACTGAGGAACTGTCTACTAAACTGCTATCCTGCTCAGGGGTAGCCAATGGTGCAGCAACAGCTGAAGTCTGCCCTTCATTATCATTATTAGCATCTCCCACACACCCATTTACAGCCAGCTGTGTTGGCCTCTTGCTAGAAACTCCAGTTACACTTTCACTATCCAAATGAAAAGCATCATGTCTGTGAGATCTCTGTAAATCAGACTGTGCCGAACCACTGACTTCACCCTGGGCAGGTGCAGTATCACCAACTCTCGAGTTTATAGTAGGAGGAAACTTTCCTCTGCAAGCATCACTACTCTCACTTTTAGCCTCCTCTACAGGAATATCTGATTGTCTCACCGGCTGGGCTTCATCAACACTACGTACAGAAACAGCACGTTCACTGTTTGTCAATGGTCCACTAGCACTGTGTCCATTGTAACACGAAACAGGTTGTGCGTTTTTATGACTAGAACACGACGTAACAGCTGTCACTGTAGGATTAAGCTCATCTGTGTCAACAATCTCAAAAGCAAAAGTGTCTTCTGGgttaacaatcttcttaggtttaggAGGCAGACTAGGAGCTGTGTGTCTGGCCGTCTTAGGTTTGTTGTGACGTGGCACTTCTGGTGGATCCGACCCGGGGCCTGCTCCAGGATACGGTAAGGCGCACATTCTCTCTAGTGGACGGTGATGCTTCGAACAACCATTTTGTGGGGGAAATGCGCGAGGCGGCAGTGGTGGAGGAGGCGGTTCTGTGCGTGGGTAAAGAGTTTCATATACTGAGCCACTACCACTGACAGCAGGAACTGTAGGTTTGGTCCATATCGGATAGTATTCCACATTTGCACCACTAGGAAGTGATGGTTCACTGTGAGATGGAGGCACAACAGCAGGAGGCAGTGGTTGTGGAACAGGAGCTAGATCCAGCAGCCTTCTCGCCACAGCACCTTCATGGGAGTTCCACGTATGTAGCACATGTGAAGTAGATCGACTGCTTTcaccagggggtagcagggctgcTGTGTCCGAGCTGTCGGACTCGTCATCTGGAGCAGGGTATCCATTCATCAGGTGCTGCTGAGCCAGCTGCTGCAGGTTTCAAAAAGCACTGTGTTAACACTGACGTAACATGAACTTAGTTCAGTAATATCCCTGTAAAAAATGAATGGTTACCGACAGTAAGGAAGTTTATTTTAAGATATTACATTTCAGGATAATATCCTCTCCATGAGACCAAAGTGTTTAgagcagaaaataattttaaaaactattTGATAGCCCATGGAAATATCATGTAGAAGCTAAAATCATTATAGTGCATTGTGCTAATAAAATGAAGTAGAAAAGTATGCTTAAATTAGAAGTGTAAATTCTGCACAATGAAGGAAAATTCATCAAAAGATGTTGTGATTGTGGCAGTGCAAAAGGCTGCTGCTTTGATCAGTATCTAGTACTTATAATGTTGAAAGGTGCAGATGTCTGCATGCAGTTATTACTCAGACATGATTTTCTAAAATGTACGAAAAGCACAATGCCGTAGAGTCATTGAGGCAGTTTATTACATTATTGGCAAGTAGCAGAGAAACATTTGCTGCTGTTAAAATAAAATTGGCAGTACACTTGACCATATTTATGAAAGAATGCATCACAACCACAAAAAACATACACTTGTTCATTACAAGTTAGAGAAATGAATAAGCCTTTCTTGCTCAAAAGGTGAAACATAATAATTTAAATTACTTACTAATATGAACAAATGCCGTTACTGTTTACTTCTTAAAATATGACACCTGAGAGCATCACAAATAAGAGAAATATCGAAAAAGAGCCAGTGGCCTTGAGTGTTTGGAACCTTGGTTTCTCCCCAACATGATACTAAAACTACttttaaagtaaaacaaaatttctgtttaaTGTAAAGCGAAGATAACTGTTAGGGCCTTGAAATTTTCCTTCTCAAATGTTTTTATTTGGCTGATTCACTTGCAGCCAAATGGAAGTCTATAACTTCAGTAACACATACACACTTACGATAACACAGATTTCATATTGTTGGTATAAAGGTAATAACACTAGTTTTTACTAAGAACGTAGATATAACAGGTAGTTATGTAAAATATTCCTGGTACACAGCTACCTATAGCATATCCCATAACAAGAGGTAAAATATAATGCAATGAAGGGAAAGGTAAGAGTGCGCCTATACAAGTGTCATGTCTTGAATACTGAAGGAGTAAGCTTGACAGGTGTCTTATGTACAAAAGTGACCACCAGGCTAAGATTCTAGTGCACAGTTGCTTACTTGGTTTTCAGTAATCAAGGCCAAGTTTGTAATAATGATTTGTATCTATGATATCTGCATAGCTGGGCACAAGATCATTaattgttaacttccttgaatttctagttcccgagaatttattttttgaacatgtttatctcgaaatgacttttttgttATTTGTGTGCAGTCTAACTCAAAAAGTATAGAACCAATCAGTATGAAAATAGGTAGTacgattctttataaaattacgaattatatgaaccaacttgtgaggtgatatgattttaagggtatttttctttgcctaattatgaaaaaaaaattcatgaaaattgaagtaaattgttccaatgcctgcaaaatttttaatgttcattatttacaCCCGCATTGAGGTTCATATTTGTAGAAAATgagttattaatgtaaaatcaaaacctttttgatttcagatgaaaatcagaatggctacactacacacaattggagaactatactcacaaccttcagcagacaacaCAGTGTAACTGTTATTTTTTtgctgaaattattcaaaaaattcacaaaaactgttcgaaatatgaatgaaatgatgtcaatatttgattaaattctaattCATTCTTCCCACCCAAGAAAATCTCAAAAAATCAATGTCAAACAGCCTCCTAATTTGGTTTTCCGCCTTAATCATTAATTAGGTACCTACTTTTATGACAAAACTGATGCCATGCTGTCCACAAAATCATGTTCTGTCATGTAGGTTTGTGGATCTCTGGGATGTGCGCAATTGATGTAAATAATCGAGTGCGAGGAAGAACAGCTCGATGTTGGTAGTTTATTGTTGTTTGTGTGCCAAGTTAGTGTTAAGTATTACTTTTTGTTAGTGGATTAACTGTAGAAGTTGAATCATGGAGTCGGATTCTAGCTCCATAACTGATGTAAATCTGTGGCCACTTGTAAGTGATTATGTTAATTCAGTATCCACATTGGGAGAATAAATACTTTTTGACTGTAAACGGAGCTTGCCTAAAAAAATCAACAATTATGGCTAACACTTCAAGCCTTGACAATGTGAAACAATACACAAGGACAGCACATGAATTGCGATATGTACAGTTTGAAGAAGAGTGAAGGCAGGATATGGTTGAGGGAAGTCAAAAAGAAAAATCAGTCTTGGGCATTCAGATATTGACAGTGGAGCCAGTAGCAGTAATCTGGTTAAAAGAATATGACAGATGCATTGGATGGTCTTTTGGCATTGCAGCAATTGAAAGTGGTGCGTCTTAAGCTAGTGTGGACCAATGCATAGTAAACTTCTTAATGATGAAGACGATTCCTTTACATATTGTTGCAGCAAGGTCATTTGAGAAGCTGGTAAAAACTTTAAACCCCAGCAAAAGTCCAATTTTTGAGGGACCTTTCGGCAGATGCATTGCTGATGAGCATCTTCGGTGAACACAACATCTTATCAAGTAAGTATACTACCTTTTCACTGGAATTCAAACTAACCTACCTATGAGTATTTTACATGTACAAGCCATTACATAGCCTTTCTAGTACAGGGCCATTAAAACCAAGTGCACAGACAGAAGTCTTTTAAACAGTATAGATATTATGATTACTAAGTGACtacattgaatgcataaaattaaataattttagatTTTATTGCAATAGTCACATGGATTATAATGTGTAATATTTGATTTATCCCTATGTCTCGAGTCCTTTACATCTCTCAATGATCACAAGGTGATTAAATGAATCTTAAATTATTTCAGTTTACTTGGCAAAATTAATTGGCTGGCAACCACAGATGATTGCTATTCATCACAACAAAAGTTATTTGGGCATGACTGTTCACTAGTTAGATCCTGGCACAAGAGCCAGAATGCATGCAATGTTGGCATGCATATGATTAAACATTTGCCATTCACGTGATGTATAGACATAGGCAGTGACTCATTTTCACTATAAGTTTCATATAGTTtataaattattcattttttttaaaggtgagatttcggttttttactcggtTTTTAgtaaaacttcaagaagaatataataattccaatcccaaagaaagcaggtgttgacagaagtgaaaattaccaactatcagtttaataagccactgctgcaaaatactaacacgaattctttacagacaaatggaaaaactggtagaagccgacctcagggaagatcagtttggattccgtagaaatggtggaacacatgagtcaatactgaccctacgacttatcttagaaaatagattaatgaaaggcaaacctacgtttctaacatttgtagacttggagaaagcttttgacaatgttgactggaatactctctttcgaattctgaaggtggcaggggtaaaacacagggagcagaaggctatttacaatttgtacagaaaccagatggcagttataatagtcgaggggcacgaaagggaagcagtgtttgggaagggagtgagacagagttgtagtgtgTCCCtgatgctattaaatctgtatattgaggaagcagtaaaggaaacaaaagaaaagttcggaatagtcattaaaatgcatggagaagaaataaaaactttgaggttcgccgatgacattgtaattttgtcagagacagcaaaggacttggaagaacagttgaacggaatggacagtgtcttgagggtataagatgaacatgagcaaaagcaaaacgaggataatggaatgtagtcgacttaaatcgggtgatgctgagagtattagattaggaaatgagatacttaaagtaataaaggagttttgttatttgcagagcaaaataactgatgatggtcgaagtagagaggatacaaaatgtagactggcaatggcaaggaaagcatttctgaagaagagaaatttgttaacattgagtatagatttaagtcaggaggtcgtttctgaaagtatttgaagtgtaaccacgtatggatgtgaaacatggacgttaaatagtttagacaagaagagaatagaagctttcgaaatgtggtgctacagaagaatgctgaagattagatgggtaggtcacataactaatgaggaggtattgaatagaattggagagataagaatagattagattagtacttgtttcatagataatgaatacgacacttcataatgatgtggaaagtgtcaggttaataacAGGTGACgtcacaagatattacattacacaaaatattacatgacacttaatatttttaatttttttatccacttattatatccaaaaattcatctaatgagtagaaggagttgccattaagaaattcttttaatttccttttaaatgctatattgctatgtgtcaggcttttgatgttattaggtaagtgaccaaagactttagtggcaggataatttacccccttccgaggcaaagttagatttaaccttgagtagtgaagctcATCCTTTCTCGTAGTGttatagccatgtacactgctattacttttgaattcattccgattgttaataacaaatttcataagtgaatatatagatAATGTGAGGCTACAGTGCAGATGTCTGCCTCTTTAAACAAGTGTGtgtaggatgatcttggatgagctccagcaattattctgattacacacttttgtccaatgaacaccctcttatacaatgatgagttaccccagaatatgatgccatacgaaagcagagaatgaaaataggcatggtaagctaatttactcagatgtatatcgccaaaatttgcaatgaccctaatagaatAAGAAGCTGAactcaatttgtggcacaacttgactagaagaagggaccggttgaaaggacatgttctgaggcatcaagggatcaccaatttagtattggagggcagcgtggagggtaaaattcgcagagggagaccaagagatgaatccgctaaacagattgagaaggatgtaggttgcagtagatactgggagatgaagaagcttgcataggatagggcagcatggagagctgcatcaaaccagtcttcg is drawn from Schistocerca gregaria isolate iqSchGreg1 chromosome 3, iqSchGreg1.2, whole genome shotgun sequence and contains these coding sequences:
- the LOC126356312 gene encoding uncharacterized protein LOC126356312 isoform X4, which gives rise to MAGKESHENEPSHWLACLSEGVGAPSGEAMWLLDLPQPALTHHDCEKLLCFRYYSGLNLSCLAQSEPLSAKRSPRPHAVASLRRPPPAAAPAGSSESDSEPEAAARRLRAHHPRAPPAAAASTSGGLPKRKAHHHRRASPQQLAQQHLMNGYPAPDDESDSSDTAALLPPGESSRSTSHVLHTWNSHEGAVARRLLDLAPVPQPLPPAVVPPSHSEPSLPSGANVEYYPIWTKPTVPAVSGSGSVYETLYPRTEPPPPPLPPRAFPPQNGCSKHHRPLERMCALPYPGAGPGSDPPEVPRHNKPKTARHTAPSLPPKPKKIVNPEDTFAFEIVDTDELNPTVTAVTSCSSHKNAQPVSCYNGHSASGPLTNSERAVSVRSVDEAQPVRQSDIPVEEAKSESSDACRGKFPPTINSRVGDTAPAQGEVSGSAQSDLQRSHRHDAFHLDSESVTGVSSKRPTQLAVNGCVGDANNDNEGQTSAVAAPLATPEQDSSLVDSSSVENLLDEDAEEEEEDSVFLPQTSSVLEPLQIPDSSSAVSAQIPFGAISEVCVVDRSKYQSASSGRPVNDQKSQRNDICTPASSSVSSQTNLPIDECGVSVTKKQTSSGREGTSNSHNLSEGAPLQDRTGATPVILTDSLSEGATSPNCSASNCQDCDTSDPNVSDLSSFLSVPNTSSSLSPVSPNSASESGTVLSTTTECSNSSSSDTGTMILSNRSSSTDSIVSGIVNNVANLEEQLLSPQQLSQDSVCTAEGSICPLMAERERQDFLDPGGRSLSEEHEAPPRTHRPLSRQVSHPPLPSTLHGHPSQDFRRCERFVGMSATARPYNRLLSRVVAAGASDIPMCPPTPTHHARPTRASEPMMIPLHEDSTARDYPQTSDDTRSGTARVSSPTPIPGPSCSRESSASTSAGNGDQLSEMPGMFMHHQRLGEGCTILPLRHMSSTRLPSIPERSAKTQRLELSSEEEPLPPCKYWEARIDSHGRIFYIDHVNRTTTWQRPTTGSASRSRPVSNELQRQQLDRRYQSIRRTITSRRPETDEAGCSSDMSQAEAGASTSSGTPHVTPAEAIHQMPAVKFITRPDFFSILHMNAEALAMYNRNGSLKHMISKIRRDPHSFERYQHNRDLVSLVNLFADVVRDLPRGWETKFDRNGKQFFIDHTTKTTTFIDPRLPTESPYLNPHKLFLPGARRRSRSAGEEELGHGRAPIPPPRPPVSCLCGPNLGLNAASIARVMPTPEIPTAYNEKVVAFLRQPNIVDILKERHPAMGTSQALRDKVNAVRVDGTQALDRLSDDIDLTILLSLFEQEIMSYVPAVPASTRSPRGSPQLSPQASPGLSRANARAPAPYRRDFEAKLRNFYRKLESKGYGQGPGKLKLHIRREHLLEDAFNKIMAASKKDLQKCKLYVTFDREEGLDYGGPSREFFFLLSRELFNPYYGLFEYSANDTYTVQVSPMSAFVDNHHEWFRFSGRVLGLALVHQYLLDAFFTRPFYKALLRLPVSLSDLESLDAEFHQSLLWIKENDITGDFLDLTFAVTEEVFGQVVERELKPGGRNIIVTEKNKKEYLERIVRWRLERGVAEQTESLVRGFYEVVDPRLVSVFDARELELVIAGTAEIDLVDWRKNTEYRSGYHDNHPVMQWFWAAIERFTNEQRLRLLQFVTGTSSIPYEGFAALRGSTGPRKFCIEKWGKPNSLPRAHTCFNRLDLPPYPTPEVLYEKLLLAVEETNTFGIE